One genomic region from Zingiber officinale cultivar Zhangliang unplaced genomic scaffold, Zo_v1.1 ctg169, whole genome shotgun sequence encodes:
- the LOC122036533 gene encoding uncharacterized protein LOC122036533 → MSEAQDRQKSYADRRRRPLEFSVDDHVFLRVSPTKGVRRFGLKEKLAPRYIRPFQILKRIGEVEYRLALPPSLVEVHDVFHVSMLRKYVLHPTHILTDVPITLQPDVTYEEVPVWILERKECQL, encoded by the coding sequence ATGTCAGAAGCCCAGGAccgacagaaaagctatgctgatcggagacggagacctttagagttttccgTGGACGATCATGTGTTCCTGCGAGTGTCTCCTACCAAGGGAGTTAGGAGGTTTGGATTGAAGGAGAAGTTAGCTCCTCGTTACATCAGACCCTTTCAGATACTTAAGAGGATTGGTGAGGTGGAATATCGATTGGCGCTGCCACCATCACTTGTCGAGGTgcatgatgtatttcatgtatctatgttgaggaaatACGTGTTACACCCTACTCATATTTTGACAGATGTACCGATCACACTTCAGCCAGATgtaacatatgaggaggttccagtatGGATATTGGAACGCAAGGAATGCCAGCTGTAG
- the LOC122036534 gene encoding uncharacterized protein LOC122036534: MRDRAHIPLLARSVKDRVTLYPGGAYPWAARSWLKNLESTFGYMSCTDEEKVELAVYHLRDQVVTWWDMQKTIFEEQYITWSMFRDAFEWQYFPATFCLARRQEFLNLKQDDRMSGFPGSSYREVLDRALFIEMTQQQVSLEKGNEKQLSQKRGNRSQVSRAPSGGSSRPQKTGQTTDGGHESQNCNLKAQLETLKVTSQGEQPSQS, translated from the exons ATGCGGGATAGAGCTCATATACCATTGCTGGCGAGGTCCGTCAAGGACAGAGTTACATTATACCCGGGCGGAGCTTACCCTTGGGCTGCTCGTAGCTGGTTGAAGAATTTGGAAAGTACTTTCGGGTACATGAGCTGTACAGATGAAGAGAAAGTGGAATTGGCTGTGTATCACCTCCGAGATCAGGTGGTCACATGGTGGGACATGCAGAAGACGATCTTCGAGGAGCAGTACATCACATGGTCGATGTTCCGAGATGCTTTTGAGTGGCAGTATTTTCCAGCTACATTCTGTCTAGCTCGACGTCAGGAATTTCTGAATCTCAAACAGGACGATCG GATGTCTGGATTTCCGGGTAGCTCCTACCGAGAGGTTTTGGATCGTGCACTGTTTATCGAGATGACGCAGCAGCAGGTGTCTCTAGAGAAAGGTAATGAAAAACAACTATCTCAGAAGAGGGGAAATAGGAGCCAGGTTTCTCGGGCTCCTTCCGGAGGATCTTCTCGACCTCAAAAGACGGGGCAAACGACGGATGGAG GTCATGAGAGTCAGAATTGTAACCTGAAAGCACAGTTGGAGACTCTTAAAGTCACATCTCAGGGGGAACAACCCTCACAGTCATGA